Proteins from one Sulfurovum sp. TSL1 genomic window:
- a CDS encoding ChaB family protein has protein sequence MPYDTLNDLPDSVKENLPKHAQEIYKKAYNSAWDEYADAEDRYNNDSREETAHKVAWAAVKQSYEKKEGEWIKK, from the coding sequence ATGCCGTACGATACACTAAATGATCTACCTGATTCGGTAAAAGAAAACCTCCCAAAACATGCACAAGAAATCTACAAAAAAGCTTATAACAGTGCATGGGATGAGTATGCTGACGCTGAGGATAGGTATAATAATGATAGCCGTGAAGAGACAGCCCACAAAGTGGCCTGGGCGGCAGTAAAGCAAAGTTATGAAAAAAAAGAAGGCGAATGGATTAAGAAATAG